The following proteins come from a genomic window of Pieris napi chromosome 15, ilPieNapi1.2, whole genome shotgun sequence:
- the LOC125056877 gene encoding uncharacterized protein LOC125056877, whose product MESRKPPHKDVTTAAARLAASVEPKMATPDDDTALSASEGGASAARAMRQTEAATEGTSSALTTPMDMSALKTAIQEPTFKMVVSNSKRRRHRRAIRATEQQKLVTGAPRPPVKPGTAPAVTTVERGGKRTPKPKRSTAAPVPSCSGCGKGLKSSKSNQATKGQKRDRPEETVTPTGESKRVKPNKPQTVEGTSASYAEAAASYKANELCVAVMTEPFVDMTQEQADNIRLQIEGKIQDELLADLDATLTTEPNDIRFRGKAHFSDGVLKTWCEDTYTLGWLTGTCDVITNPVPDTRLVVRPQSAIPNRIPCLLHVPDYSGNTETLRKLITRQNRHLNIRSWTLTHERRTQDPTGVSLFFRVPEFEISKIKEHNRRLYYLMGNIYIRILDRDEPSQVANAPPTAASTSGVASSGPGLPTSLTGAASVTGAHVPMEVATQPPSPVQLTLDDELFQETGGSEFSDSCLRSSPSPN is encoded by the coding sequence ATGGAATCCCGTAAACCACCGCACAAGGATGTGACCACTGCTGCGGCCAGGTTGGCTGCGTCGGTCGAGCCAAAGATGGCAACTCCGGACGATGATACAGCACTGTCTGCGTCTGAAGGGGGTGCTTCCGCGGCAAGAGCGATGCGGCAGACCGAGGCTGCGACGGAGGGCACGTCCAGTGCACTAACCACGCCCATGGATATGTCGGCCCTGAAGACCGCAATTCAGGAGCCGACTTTCAAAATGGTCGTTAGCAACTCTAAAAGGCGACGGCACAGGAGAGCCATAAGGGCGACGGAACAGCAGAAGCTGGTCACCGGCGCTCCGAGGCCACCTGTGAAACCTGGAACTGCCCCCGCTGTAACCACAGTTGAGAGAGGCGGGAAAAGGACACCGAAGCCTAAAAGATCCACTGCTGCGCCCGTGCCTAGCTGCTCTGGGTGCGGCAAGGGACTAAAGAGTTCAAAATCAAACCAAGCCACGAAGGGCCAGAAGCGCGACCGGCCTGAGGAAACAGTAACACCGACTGGGGAAAGTAAAAGGGTCAAACCCAACAAACCCCAGACGGTGGAAGGGACCTCGGCCAGTTACGCGGAAGCGGCAGCATCATACAAAGCTAACGAGCTTTGTGTTGCCGTGATGACTGAGCCTTTCGTGGATATGACACAGGAACAGGCGGATAACATCCGTCTACAAATCGAGGGTAAAATTCAAGATGAGCTCCTAGCGGATCTTGATGCTACCCTAACTACCGAGCCCAACGACATCAGGTTCCGGGGTAAGGCCCATTTCTCGGATGGTGTCCTCAAAACTTGGTGCGAGGACACTTACACTCTGGGTTGGCTGACCGGAACTTGTGATGTCATCACAAATCCAGTACCTGACACCAGGTTGGTGGTTCGGCCTCAATCGGCGATTCCGAACAGGATTCCGTGTCTGCTACATGTACCAGACTACAGTGGCAACACGGAGACACTGAGGAAACTGATCACGAGGCAAAACCGCCACCTCAACATTAGATCCTGGACCCTGACACACGAACGAAGAACTCAGGACCCGACAGGCGTGTCCCTCTTCTTTCGTGTGCCAGAGTTTGAGATCTCTAAAATCAAAGAGCATAATCGGCGTTTATACTACCTGATGGGGAACATCTATATCCGCATCCTGGATAGAGATGAGCCCTCGCAGGTGGCCAACGCCCCACCAACTGCTGCCAGCACATCGGGGGTGGCGTCGTCGGGGCCGGGGCTGCCCACGTCCCTGACGGGGGCAGCTTCGGTCACCGGGGCACACGTCCCTATGGAGGTAGCTACACAACCACCGTCACCGGTGCAACTAACTTTGGATGATGAGTTGTTTCAGGAGACCGGGGGGAGTGAATTCAGCGACAGCTGTCTGCGCTCCTCCCCATCGCCGAACTGA